In one Bactrocera tryoni isolate S06 chromosome 5, CSIRO_BtryS06_freeze2, whole genome shotgun sequence genomic region, the following are encoded:
- the LOC120778475 gene encoding caspase Dronc: MDDKHRKIIKENINKLIQHTELKPLLQACRSAGLLSEQMVYNLHLDSKSMVDGGGSQTLDQIMHKKLFDKITHRGPEAFDKLKQILKDLDYVEALQVLERLREFNAIREYRQNLPQAIQSITEKPIELIPAPATDIPDSVHSRVDENSTPNITEFLESVDPKVKYEVTKANQINTCERIGTYKMQSKQNRGVLFIANYIKFKTDYRNGASNDSDILIYVFRQLGFKIFITTNGSKEQFFDLLDALLKSDVTLKTESFVLAFMSHGELDGKNEEEVAFSDGSFVKVQEVIDRFSNRRCPNLMQKPKVLIFPFCRGPMQDKGIKAKTETDTIPFTSNKDRNAELSDLLICYATNKGFKAYRDAVTGSWYIQGLCKAIAEHAHDTHFEDILKIVQRNIGEMYSENGSIQMGNFRNIGFNYKLFFNPGHSQE, encoded by the exons ATGGATGATAAgcatcgaaaaataataaaagaaaacatcaaCAAACTTATTCAGCACACTGAATTGAAACCCCTACTTCAAGCCTGTAGGAGTGCGGGTTTACTTTCAGAGCAAATGGTTTATAATCTTCACTTGGATTCTAAAAGTATGGTAGATGGTGGAGGATCCCAAACTTTAGATCAAATTATGCACAAAAAACTCTTTGATAAAATTACTCACCGAGGTCCCGAAGCCTtcgataaattaaaacaaattcttaAAGATTTGGACTATGTCGAAGCGCTGCAAGTTTTGGAGAGACTGAGAGAATTTAACGCTATCAGAGAATATCGTCAGAATTTACCACAAGCTATACAAAGTATTACAGAGAAACCAATTGAATTAATTCCAGCACCGGCGACTGACATACCTGACAGCGTGCATTCAAGG gtTGACGAGAATTCCACACCTAACATAACAGAATTCTTGGAATCAGTTGATCCAAAAGTGAAATATGAAGTTACAAAAGCCAACCAGATTAATACATGTGAACGAATTGGAACCTATAAAATGCAGTCCAAACAAAACCGAGGAGTCCTCTTTATAgccaattatataaaatttaagacTGATTATCGCAATGGAGCCTCAAATGATAGtgatatacttatatacgtATTCAGACAAttaggttttaaaatatttataaccaCAAATGGTTCCAAAGAGCAGTTTTTTGATTTACTGGATGCGTTATTAAAGTCGGATGTTACACTCAAAACCGAATCTTTTGTCTTGGCATTTATGAGTCATGGCGAACTCGACGGTAAAAATGAAGAAGAAGTGGCATTCAGTGATGGATCATTTGTAAAAGTGCAAGAAGTCATTGATCGTTTTTCCAACCGAAGATGTcccaatttaatgcaaaaaccAAAGGTTCTTATATTTCCATTTTGCCGTGGTCCTATGCAAGACAAAGGAATTAAAGCCAAAACAGAGACTGACACCATCCCCTTTACTTCAAATAAGGATCGCAATGCAGAGTTGTCGGATTTACTAATTTGCTACGCCACTAATAAAGGATTCAAAGCTTATAGAGATGCGGTTACAGGTTCTTGGTATATTCAGGGTCTTTGTAAGGCAATAGCTGAGCATGCTCATGATACACATTTTGaggatatattaaaaattgtacagAGAAACATTGGTGAAATGTATTCTGAAAACGGAAGTATACAAATGGGTAATTTCCGTAATATCggttttaattacaaattatttttcaatcctGGTCATTCGCAAGAGTAG
- the LOC120777468 gene encoding NF-X1-type zinc finger protein NFXL1, with protein MSVFSAKNDKMKGGSKSNQQNPNGATRFEEVHARNIAAAKKIVEKYSSSSDEEEEELNESKILDSLFRHYKSDGSRLSIQQALQQKTATFFENALHSGSATCLICIGSVRRADSIWTCKHCYCFFHLNCIRRWANDSIAQQKASTEQTSNEQGYYNNLGLFVPPKRKRPLHWSCPQCRKDYCLEEKPATYKCFCGKEENPRPAAFLLPHSCGEICGKNLQPTCGHTCMLLCHPGPCPPCSQYATTSCLCGQSQKKSVRCINKEWKCDRKCKELLPCGEHRCKELCHKPNQCPPCTSTSLQPCECGAETKKRNCSELKWHCKKICGSKYSCGAHVCKRICHSGACGNCPLSLPRSCPCGKTQKIVPCIETIDPCGDTCQKLLSCGLHTCTQRCHRGECNLCLIITKKKCRCGIHEKELPCWKIFTCETKCKQMRDCGKHTCNKKCCDGRSCQQCDKICGKPLTCQKHKCHSVCHEGPCYPCNQQSQVNCRCGKTSKRVPCGRERTARVMCMELCRIPSKCHHPIKHRCHKNECPPCNQKCGLVNDTTGCLHICEAKCHAAVKVVKQNPLNGGANVWHQSKQFEFKKQPHPPCEQLVEVTCIGGHEIAEWPCWNSKPTSCQRKCNRALRCGNHKCELICHAVTDLKDMKEQLGCARCQEGCNVSRPAGCEHACPRPCHAPPCNPCDKMIKTKCYCGLTQLIYKCSEYFPVEGAKEEIALIQERLKSCGNRCLKTFLCGHRCHTPCHPGKCPNPELCRKKMRIFCECKRLKAEIACDKHRAGQTSIPCDEFCIETRIKLAEQLKREQEKLRQQEEAKNRAEVEQFEKRFSKRKYKERKVVVEKPNRQINWKILSIYGGIILAIVLAIAVAFYADS; from the exons atgtctGTGTTTTCTGCCAAGAACGACAAAATGAAAGGAGGCTCCAAGTCAAATCAACAAAATCCGAATGGAGCAACTCGTTTTGAAGAAGTACATGCCCGGAATATAGCTGCTGCAAAGAAAATAGTGGAAAAATATTCCTCTAGTTCCGATGAAGAGGAAGAGGAGCTTAACGAATCTAAAATATTAg atTCTCTATTTAGGCATTACAAGTCTGACGGCAGCCGATTAAGTATTCAACAAGCACTACAACAAAAAACTGCTACCTTCTTTGAAAACGCTTTGCATTCAGGATCAGCAACTTGTCTAATTTGTATTGGTAGTGTGCGCCGAGCTGATTCGATTTGGACCTGTAAACATTGCTATTGTTTCTTCCACTTAAACTGTATACGACGCTGGGCCAATGATAGCATCGCGCAGCAGAAAGCATCCACTGAACAAACAAGCAATGAACAGGGTTACTACAATAATCTTGGACTATTCGTACCGCCGAAGCGGAAGCGGCCATTGCACTGGAGTTGTCCGCAGTGTCGCAAAGATTACTGTTTGGAGGAAAAACCGGCAACTTATAAGTGCTTTTGTGGAAAAGAAGAAAATCCACGCCCCGCAGCATTTTTATTACCGCATTCTTGTGGAGAAATATGCGGTAAAAACTTGCAACCAACATGTGGTCATACATGTATGTTGCTTTGCCATCCGGGTCCATGTCCGCCCTGTTCTCAGTATGCCACAACCAGTTGCTTATGTGGTCAATCACAGAAAAAATCTGTGCgttgtataaataaagagtGGAAATGTGATAGAAAG TGTAAAGAATTACTTCCATGTGGCGAACATCGATGTAAAGAGTTATGTCATAAGCCCAATCAGTGTCCACCATGTACGAGTACCAGTTTACAGCCGTGCGAATGTGGTGCTGAGACGAAGAAACGTAATTGTTCTGAACTTAAATGGCATTGCAAAAAG ATTTGCGGCTCAAAATATTCATGTGGAGCACACGTGTGTAAGCGCATATGCCACTCGGGGGCTTGTGGTAATTGTCCTTTAAGTTTACCACGGTCTTGTCCATGTGGTAAAACC CAAAAAATCGTACCCTGTATCGAAACCATTGATCCTTGTGGTGATACTTGTCAAAAACTATTATCGTGTGGACTGCATACTTGCACGCAACGATGTCATCGTGGCGAATGTAACTTG tgtttaataataacaaaaaagaaatgccGCTGTGGCATACATGAAAAGGAATTGCCGTgctggaaaatatttacatgtgaAACCAAATGCAAGCAAATGAGAGATTGTGGCAAACACACTTGTAACAAAAAG TGTTGTGATGGCCGCAGCTGTCAACAATGTGATAAAATATGTGGAAAACCACTCACTTGTCAAAAACACAAGTGCCATTCGGTTTGTCATGAAGGACCATGTTATCCTTGTAATCAGCAATCACAAGTAAATTGTCGATGtggaaaaacatcaaaacgTGTCCCTTGTGGACGTGAACGTACAGCCCGCGTTATGTGCATGGAATTATGCCG TATTCCTTCAAAATGTCACCATCCAATCAAACATCGCTGTCACAAAAACGAATGTCCACCTTGTAATCAAAAATGTGGACTGGTAAATGACACCACTGGGTGTCTGCATATTTGCGAAGCTAAGTGTCATGCCGCAGTTAAAGTTGTCAAACAAAATCCGCTTAATGGCGGTGCAAATGTGTGGCATCAAAGCAAACag TTTGAATTCAAAAAGCAGCCGCATCCGCCATGTGAACAATTGGTGGAAGTCACGTGTATTGGTGGTCATGAAATAGCTGAATGGCCTTGTTGGAATTCTAAACCTACATCCTGTCAACGCAAATGTAATCGAGCATTGCGTTGTGGTAACCACAAATGTGAGCTTATATGCCACGCCGTGACCGACTTGAAAGATATGAAG gAGCAACTCGGCTGCGCCCGATGCCAAGAGGGTTGCAATGTATCCCGTCCAGCGGGTTGTGAGCATGCTTGCCCTCGACCTTGTCACGCTCCGCCATGTAATCCATGTGACAAAATGATCAAAACCAAATGTTATTGTGGTTTAACACAATTAATCTACAAGTGTTCCGAATATTTTCCAGTTGAAGGTGCCAAAGAGGAAATCGCTTTAATACAGGAACGCCTGAAGAGCTGCGGAAACCGTTGCCTCAAAACT TTTTTATGCGGTCATCGCTGTCATACACCTTGTCATCCGGGGAAGTGTCCAAACCCGGAATTGTGTCGCAAAAAAATGCGCATATTTTGCGAATGCAAACGTTTGAAAGCAGAAATCGCCTGTGATAAACATCGTGCTGGTCAAACATCTATACCTTGTGATGAATTTTGCATTGAGACACGTATAAAGTTGGCAGAACAGTTGAAAcgggaacaagaaaaattacGCCAACAAGAAGAGGCGAAAAATCGTGCAGAAGTTGAACAATTTGAAAAGAGATTTAGCAAACGAAAATACAAAGAACGTAAGGTCGTCGTAGAAAAACCAAATAGGCAGATAAATTGGAAGATATTAAGCATTTATGGTGGTATTATACTAGCAATCGTTTTAGCTATTGCTGTAGCTTTCTATGCCGATAGTTAA
- the LOC120777469 gene encoding solute carrier family 66 member 3, with protein sequence MTMEAISNYFEKGIVLVIADLLSLITVSSCLVIKVPQINTIRANKSSEGISVLGLCLELFSYTVMLSYNYSRGYDFLSYMEYPILLLQEYVLIYYTFFYQNLLGVRTQIVAVLYVVVATLIYFKLFPLLILTFLVPFCTPIGAISKVLQLIAILRTKDASSVSRTTWALSAFTNLTRIYTVYVQSSDMMLLINFFISTFLSSSVFVAACIYKEKTKNE encoded by the exons ATGACAATGGAAGCTATTTCCAACTACTTTGAGAAGGGCATAGTGCTGGTTATTGCTGATCTGCTTAGTCTGATAACAGTGTCGTCTTGTTTGGTTATTAAGGTGCCACAAATCAATACAATACGAGCAAACAAGTCATCAGagg gCATTAGCGTTCTTGGTCTCTGCCTCGAACTCTTCAGTTACACCGTGATGTTGTCTTATAATTACAGCCGGGGTTATGATTTTCTATCGtatatggaataccccatactGCTCCTACAAGAATATGTGCTTATCTACTACACCttcttttatcaaaatttattggGCGTACGCACTCAGATAGTGGCGGTGCTTTATGTTGTCGTGGCGACCCTGATTTACTTCAAACTGTTTCCTCTATTGATACTTACGTTTCTTGTG CCATTTTGTACACCAATCGGTGCTATAAGTAAAGTTCTACAATTAATTGCAATTCTACGGACAAAGGATGCTTCTTCTGTCAGTCGTACAACTTGGGCGCTATCAGCATTCACCAATTTGA CTCGGATCTACACCGTTTACGTGCAGTCAAGTGACATGATGTTGCTAATTAATTTCTTCATATCCACCTTCTTAAGCTCGTCAGTGTTTGTCGCAGCTTGCATTTAcaaggaaaaaacaaaaaacgaataa
- the LOC120778755 gene encoding NADH dehydrogenase [ubiquinone] iron-sulfur protein 3, mitochondrial has product MAAIIRRIGCRAISNFAAKNVTAPKAVGAIRLSSTTPAPPAEDKPTFRKPNEAARLNLSNFGRYVAECLPKYVQKVQLTAGDELEVLIAPEGVVPVLQFLKDNHLAQFSNLVDIAGMDVPSRQYRFEVIYNLLSLRFNSRIRVKTYTDELTPLDSCNEVFKAANWYEREIWDMYGVFFANHPDLRRILTDYGFEGHPQRRDFPLSGYVELRYDDEKKRVVCEPLELAQEFRKFDLSAPWEQFPNFRNANPPAETVETKQENPKK; this is encoded by the exons ATGGCAGCGATAATTAGGAGAATAGGTTGTAGGGCAATCAGCAATTTCGCTGCAAAAAATG TTACTGCTCCTAAAGCGGTGGGAGCCATCCGATTGTCCAGCACCACGCCTGCCCCTCCAGCAGAAGACAAAC CTACTTTCCGCAAACCTAATGAAGCAGCTCGCttaaatttaagcaatttcGGACGATATGTAGCCGAATGCCTTCCTAAATATGTGCAGAAGGTACAACTAACCGCAGGTGACGAACTTGAGGTTCTAATTGCCCCGGAGGGCGTAGTTCCTGTACTGCAGTTTCTGAAGGATAATCATTTAGCACAATTCAGTAATTTGGTGGATATTGCCGGTATGGATGTACCAAGCAGACAGTATCGTTTCGAAGTCATCTATAATCTCTTATCGTTACGTTTCAATTCACGTATACGCGTTAAAACTTATACTGATGAGTTGACTCCACTGGATTCGTGTAATGAAGTCTTTAAGGCAGCAAATTGGTATGAACGTGAAATTTGGGATATGTATGGCGTGTTCTTTGCAAATCATCCCGATTTACGCCGCATATTAACTGACTACGGTTTTGAGGGACACCCACAACGTCGTGATTTTCCATTATCCGGCTATGTCGAG ttgCGTTATGATGATGAGAAAAAACGTGTGGTCTGTGAACCATTAGAATTGGCGCAGGAATTCCGAAAATTCGATTTGTCAGCACCATGGGAACAGTTTCCAAACTTCCGTAATGCTAATCCACCAGCCGAGACTGTAGAAACCAAGCAGGAGAATCCTAAAAAATAA